The window GCCACCCTCCCAGGTTCCAAGGAGCACCTGAATAACACAACCTACAGAAAACcccaaaatgttttgttttagtATAATATAATAGGTGAATATTTGAATGTTAAAGCTGAATAAAAGAGAGCAGAACCATCTCTCAGACTGTACCAACTGCATGTTTCCAGTGTATTATTCTGCTGGTAACAGGAGTCCCGTTGGCGCAATATGAACACACATATAACACATATAACTCAAGTCATCTCAGCATTTGATGGTCATTGGTCTGGttgataaaaacacacacaactaaCCATTAAAAATGCAATCAAATCGTTCTGGGGTTCAGGCAACATTCAGTCTTGCACTCACCGGGTTTATCTGTGTCGTTAGCCATCGCCGTAACGCAGATCTCAGCATGTGAGGAGACACTGCAGCAAATCCTCCACAGAAGTGTTACAGGATGTGTGCTTTTGCAGAAAACCACAAAAGTTCGAGAGAGAACATTGCGATAATGTCTattatatttgttttctttttacactATTGATTAATGTTGggttgctttaaaaaaattaaaggaTTAATTGGGTCTACACCAAGAAACTAGGGATGGAGGGAAATTAAACTGTTTAAGACACAATTTATATTCTCGGGGGATCTACAGTTTGTTCGCTTGAATATAAGGAGGGAGGGGTTAGGATCTATTTACGGTTCCGCTTCAGCAGTGGAGCATGAACTACTGTGTGAGCTGATAAAGTCGTTAAACCAACAAAAATGAATCCAACATGTTCTAAACACAGAGATATGCGAGTCGCTGATATGAAGATTTAGAAAAACGATGTCTTTTCCTTTAATAATGGGAACACGCCATATGAGTGGAAACTTAGGGCGTTTTAAAACTTAATTTtccaaacaaaaagaaaattgtgATTTTCTTGTTATCGTCATTTCCTAACTGTCTTCGTTTTTAGTTAGGATCTCGGCCAGTTTTACCAAAATAACTCGAAACGTTATTCATGGGACAAGGAGCAGACGGTTCCGGGGGGACTTTGACTTGTTGCACTTCAAAGGATGAATGATATTCAGTCTCACTTCTTCTATTATTGTCTAATTTGTAATCGAATATGTGGCCCCTCCCCGATGGGCGGGTCTAAACGCTCAACCCCGCCCCCTCCCGTACCCctgtcctcttctcttcccGAACGCTGATGTGTTCTTAACTTCAGCCCTGCGCTCCGACAAAATGTTCAGTTTGGGTTCTAAactgctgcttctcttcctcctcgcgTTTCCCTGCGGCCTCGTATCTGTCGGTGAGTCAGGTTTTTGCAGCTGTTCGACCTTTTTAAAGTTTCAGTGTTTGATAATGTGATCGCTGGAAAAACCTTGACGTGGCATATTCACACATCTGTGCACAGCAGCTGGAAACGTCCTGCAACGATCCCGCACGTTTGGGCGTTTCATCTGTATTTAGTGTTTTCACTCCAAATGAATTAAAGTGTTTCTACTTCTAGCTGCAGCCACTTAAACGAATTACaaacaaattgatttttttttttaatgtggagtTAGGTGTCTCCTTGTGCAACAGAATTATGTTTTATTCAGTTATGAGCGTGTCAGGATGCACAGCTTTCACACGTCATCATAGATAAGCATGAAACTTGTGCTTGTGGGGCTGCTGATCTGCTGACGTACATCAATACTGAGAAGTGAAAATGCCCCTAAAATTACGTTATTACAGTCGCAAATGGGAAAAGTCAGAGGcgtttaagaaaagaaaattgaaaTACTGTAGGTGAGACAATCGTGGATCAATTGTATTTATCGGCAAATTGAGTTTTTTGGATTTACACCATGTTTTTGCTCAAATATGCTACATTGTTGCTAACTGCTGCCCTGCTTGTGCTCGGTGCTGCATACTAAGGGCAAGTTGGGTCATGAGAACACCAAAACCTCATTAATATTCCACCATTTGCGACTAATGTGCCCCTGTTCCACGCAGGCCACGTCGCCGCGGACGCTGACTCGGCCGAGGATGTAGCCGAGGATCCCGAAGCCGCCGTagacgaggaggaagatgatggcGAAGAAATGCTGGTTGAGGAGGACCAGATGAGGCCAACGGTCTGTGTTCTGCGATGTGTCACCGATTCTAATTTAACATTCTGACGATGTAACAGTGTCGTTATGGTTTCTTCAGGATGGGGACGAGGAGGACATGGACGAAACAGACGACAAACCGTTGTCTTCACACCCCGATGCTGACACAGCCATCATCTTCGTGACCGGCGAAGGTTGGTTCGGCTCCCTTGCGTCATGTAGGTTGTATCTGTCGAAAGGCGGATTGAAACCCGAACCGTCTCCTTATGACAACTTTAGAGTTTCCGGCCAATGAAATTGTGAAGTTCTTGGTGGGGTTCACCAACAAAGGAAGTCAGGAATTCACCGTCAAATCACTGGAGGCCTCCTTCCGTTACCCTCAAGAGTTCCAGGTCTACATCCAGAATGTGAGTTTGATCTGCTGTGGCCATTTAATTCAGAATAAATAGTGCTGGCACCATTTATCTTGACAAACTTAACTCCAGTCTCCTCCAGAAACTCCCACATGAGAGCGATTTAAATTGCCCGTAGATGTGACTGTATGAGTGCAtgttgtgtgtgcaggagtgtaaAGCCTTGTGTGTTTAGATTCACGAAtcttttatttctgtgtgtagttcACAGCTCTGCCTCTGGACACTGCTGTGCAGCCAAAGGCTCAGGCCTCCTTCGAGTACTCCTTCATCCCTGCTCAGCCCCTGGCAGGTCGCCCATTTGGCCTCGTCATCCTCCTCAACTATCTTGATGCCGAGGTAAAAATAAAGGCTATGACTTATTTATAGATCTTTATTGAAGGCATGTGTGTGAGTTTTGTCTGgtctttaaaaatgcagcgTGACGGTGCTGCGTGAAGATGCTCCGTCAGGGGTTTCTCCTCCCAACCCAGCCTGGTCTCACAGAGCTCATAGAGTTCTCAATAGGTCACGTAGCCTTTTACGAGCTAATGTCAATTTCTGATTTTGTTCAGGGTGGGGTGTTCCAGAATGCTGTCTACAACCAGACTGTCACAATCACTGAACCAGACGAGGGACTGGATGGAGAAACGTAAGCCTTCTTTTTACAGATTAAGCCGTCCAGGTTACATGCAGTTATTTCTCATAAGGCTTCAGGCAGCTCTCATCATGAATCTGGCCTCCCCAGTGGATCGCAGCGCATGTAGGAGCCTGTGAACAGAGGTGTGAAATGGGCGCAGGGAGCTGTTGAATTGTTCCTCTGGCGCAGGTTTCAGAAAAAGACACCAGCAAATGTCGCTTTTCCTCCTCAAATCATTGCCGGTTCAGTCTTTCTACTTGAATGTTGCACGTTTGCAGCTGTAACACAGACAGGCTTCCTCTACATCTGCCTATATGAGTCacggaggtctggaggaggacaCCGGGAGACCCATAACCGCTCCAGCTGTTGCATTGTTCTCAATACCCGTGTATGTTTTAGCTTTTGAAGAGTATCTGTTTCTCTGTAGGATGTTCATGTACATCTTCCTGGGTGGCCTGGTGGTTCTGATGCTGTTCGGGATGTACCAGGTCCTGGAGACAAGGacggtgtgtgtttttggttctTTTCCATTGACCTGTTTTTAAGATTGCTGGTGTTTGACAATAATAATCTTTTCATTGGGTTCCTACAGAGGAAGAGGATCCCTCTGAAAGTGGAGAAGGGCACCGGCGGGATGAGTGATGTTGACATCAGCTGGATTCCTCAGGAGACTCTCAACGCCATGAGTATGTTCATATGTTCATGTTTCTGCAGTAATTCAAATGCAAAAATCTGATATCAAATATTCCATTTTTCAGACAAGGCTTCACCTCGAGCATCTCCAAGGAAACGAGCCAACAGAGCGGCCGGAGCGGATCAGTGATTCCTTCCATCACTCTACTTAAAAGGGAATCAACAGTGTGTTAAAGATGTTTGTATTGATTCAGCCTGCTGAAGCTTCCTGGACTCCTCTGCTCAGATAAGAACTGTCAACACTAAAAGGACGGAGCTACAGCTCTTCCTTAAACGGACCCCTTTGTCCCCACATATGTGTGAGAAAATAATGGTCATTAATCTGTCATAATTTGTGCCTTTTTAGGGAAAATATAAAGGAATAATCCACATACATTACAACCACCACTGTGCCTTATTTGTATGTATTTGTGGTGCCCTGCCAATATTCAGTGTTACATaaaattttaataataaaagggtttttttgtaaaaaaaaaaaagtagcctGAGGAATGTTAAACATGTATTTCTTAGGAAGGCAATGGCAGCTGCACAtacaacaaatgttaaaacagTGTTCTGGAAGACTGTTATTGCTGTGAGAGGCACTCGGAGCTTTTTCCAAACACAATAAACGGGTGAACCAAATGCCTGTTGTGTGAAATGCTCCCGATTTTATGTAGATATCATTTTTAAAGCTAGGATTAAGGCTGCAACGTGTCAAAAGTTAGATTTGTACCATGAGTGGATGGTGCATGAGGTGCGCTGAGGTAGCATCAGATATTAAACGGAATAAAGTGAGAGGGCAGAGGCAGCCgcatcctcctgctcctccctgcctcctcggggaggaggatgggggcTGTCCGGTGTTGAGGGGGGATGATGAGCTCAGTGCGCGCCGGCGGAAGGCCACATCAGCAGTGCGGAGCAGAGAAAGACTGTTCACACTCACAAATCAAGTGTTGATCTCATCGGAATCAGGGAGCCACGGTGATAATTGGCTGATAATCCACGATCCGCCGTTGAGATCCGCTCGCATCAATGGACGCGCCCGCAGAATCCCGCACTCTCAGTCTGTCTTGAAATGGGATGACATGGGATTTTTCACGTCGAAGAAGATCGGAGGGATCCTGCCGTTTGCCTTGGGTGAGACACTTTCATGCGTTTACCCCCGTTGGGGGAAAAATGCAACGCGTGCTTTCGAGATTCACCGCAACTACTCGGTTTTTATCAGTTTGCGTGATGGTTACCGAGACTTGTGTCGTCACGAACAGCTCACGCACCCCTCGATGAGAGATGATGTATGCTGTGTGCAAGCTTCTGTACATTCAGCCGTGTGAAATACAACTCAATCGATGTCTGGGGAGGTTGCCTCTAATTTAATATTTCATTAACGTTTTTGTTACACCGGCACTTATTTTGCGCTGTGTTTGTCCAGGATTGTACATGTTTTTGAATGTCTTTTTCCCTCCTGTGGAGCGGATGTAAGCCTTGTAGTACTCTGGTATCATGAAACTTCATTTGGAGAGGCACGACCTTTGAAATTCACACCAATGTGGAACAAACCAAAATGCGTGCACTATTAAATTAAAACTCAAGCATGTGAGTGAAaaacaccgtgtgtgtgtgagtgtgtaaagCACACAAAAGTATTTAAAGGACCTCGCTGGAACAATGTCAATTAAAATGATGTGACTCTTGTCTTGTCTGGTCTTGCAGCACTTTTCTCTCTGGTGGTGTCAGGGAACCCCACAGGTGCAGACGTGAGGTGTGAGAACGTCTATAAAGACTTTTCTGGCTGTGTCCTGGAGCTGGGCGCGAGCATGGACAACTATCAGGAGAATGTGACCAGCGAAAAGGGAGTGGCGGCCGTGTGCAGGTGATGATGACTGAATGACACGAACCGATTTCAGCCCAGAAGGCGGAGAGAGCTGGGATTAGGCTCGACACAGAAGTGTGTGGCGGTATTAGAGCTCGAAATGCTGCAGGGACAAAGCCCAGATGCCATCATCTCAGTGGGAGAACAGAGAAACGGTGCTCAGGCGCCGAGCTGTTCGTCTAAATAATCGATGAATTTGCTGCCGTCGTCAAATCCTGGAGATGATTTTTGTCCTTGTTTCTGCAAACAGAGTTTAGCAGAAGAAACACGCACCGTCCCTCCGACTTGTTAAATCGCCTGTGATATTGGTTCACTTTTTGATGCAGTTACCATGGTAATTAAAAGCCCAGTCTGACTTAGCTGCATCCAATGTAGCCATCTGAGTGTCAAGATATTGGCGAGTAAATCAACCCATGGCAACGCTGGCTGCCTGCACCTTCTTGCTGGAATGAAAACTGTCCACGTGTCTGATGATCCTCTGTTTGTCACAGCCACTGGGAAGCTTTTCACACGTGCGCCCTCACCGCGCTGGCCGACTGTCGGGAAGAAGTCAGCTCCATCTgggagacgctgaggcaggCCTCCAAGAAGATGCGCATCCAAGGGAGTCTGTTCGACCTGTGCAGCCCCAGCTCGTCGCCCAGAATGAGGTCACCTTTTGCCCTCCTTGCCCTGACACCAATAGTCGTGCTGATAGCGACCGAGCCGATCTGGTCGTTTGGTTAGAGGAGAGGGGCGAGAAGCCCGTCTATAGTATCATAAAGCCAAGGATTAAAGTTTTAATAAGAATAATTTTGACAGAGCAATAGAGATCCGACAAGCCAAACAGTATTTCTAATTGTATCTCCATCTGTATCCACGCACGTTAGGAAACCGATCGACTGTTTGGGGAAAAAGAAGATCGATTGTGAGTAAATCAATTCAAGGAATTTCACACGCAGAGAAGCGTGTGATCAGATAAGTCAGAATCCGATAGCCAATAATCTGATCAGCAGTGATAAAGGTAAATACTCTGTAACAGAGTATATTCTAGAATCTAAGAAAATCCCTTATCTTAAGTGAGATTTGGTACCAGTGCTGTATCCTCACTCACATTGATCAAAAGGACCAGTTAGCTCAAATATTCCAAACACAAGCGCTGATCTGTAAAACTAGTCACATGATCTTAGAGGAGAATTTGACAAATTGTTCTTAATATTATCAAGCATGAATAAACACTCAACTCCTCCAACCTAATTTTTCCATCACTACAGATAATAATTTTCTCTATGTTTCAGATCTGGGAAGaagttttattgtcatttatgttatttactttttttatgGTCGTGAGAGACGTTAGCTGCTAAATCTGCACCGGAACTAAACGAAAAAGCACAACTCGTTCTTAAATGAGGAAATACAGTCATACTTCAGAACGGCGAGCAAGGATGAGCCATCAGCAAAACTATCAGAGGCAAAGAAATATCCGTACAAATGGTTTTGTATCAGACGTGTCTGTTTGAGATCACCCTTAAATGTGTGATGTCAGACTCCTGTAGGCACACTGAGCAGATACCATCAACCTGTTActgaactcttttattttcaCATGAACCAGTTTGTGAGAGTTGTTTAACTGACACGGTATCAACAATCATTTAGTCTCTTCTGTCACAAATGCATGAAGCTTTTTTGGGCTGTTAGAATATTAAACCCTccctgcctcttttttttttcttttgtaactGTATAGTTGGTTGGTCTGTGCATGAAAATGACTCCTTAAATGTATCAGTAATATTTTGCATACATTGATCAGGCATTAAAttcattagcgttagcatgctagTTCCATTTCTGGGTTCATTATGACATTATGTGTTTTGGGATACAAAACCAGTTGTGATTTCTTCAGTCGCATGAGCAATGTGAGTACTTAAGATGGGACAATATCTGTTATTATGCTATTGAGGAGAGCATGAAAATGACTGTTTTCCTATTTTTACAATATGATTCCTGCTAGTGGTTTTAATGTGGAATGACCCTGAAGAATTAAAGTTTAGTACTCGTGTTTCAAAGAAAAGTACACTATTTACAAAACTGTATGGAGCAATATGAGGCAAAATGTATTAGAGACAATAAAGCACCaagtttaaagtgtgtgtgtctgtgtgtgagagagcatcATTCCCCTAACAGTGGAACATATAATCAATGCAGTCTGACTCATGTAATACAGAATTTTCTGTTTATAGACTTCCCTGAAGCAAAGTGTTGGTAATGAGCACAGAAACCAGCATCTTTCAACTCGTTAGTGTTCTCCCATCTGCTTCTTCCCACCTGGACACTGTCAGCCAAGGCAGCAGTGGGCGAACATGAGACACAGCAAAGCCCCTTTAAAGTCATGGGCattttggcttttttaaaatcacctgCTTTTCATTTGTTACAGTGGAAAGAGATGCTTGTGTTTTACTATTATTCCTATGTTTAATACAATACTGTTGTCACCAAAATACATTGAAATAGAAAAGGGGAAATGTACATAAATCATCTTTTCTGTACCTCCAGTAATGCATACAGTCTGTCTCTAAAGCAACAAAAAGGCTCCTGACTAAATTTCCTTTGGTTCCTCttgaaacaaaaaagaacattGGAATCAAAGCCAGTGACTTAAAAGAATAATCCTCCCTGATTAATCTTCTGATCGCACTGATAATACAAGTATATATTAGTATCCAATCTCTAACTTTAAGTATAATTATCAGATGGAACTTTAGAATTTATTTTTCTGATGCCTGTCTAaagcatgtatgtatgtatgtatgtatgtatgtatgtatgtatgtatgtatgtatgtatgtatgtatgtatgtaggaCGTGTTCCTTGTTCAATAAAGTTTGTTTTGGAAAAAGTCGGTAGCCGGAAGTAGACCGCTTCTGGACCACTTCTGCGCATGCGCCAAAGTGTACCATGAATATTATTTAGCAACACTGGGAACGAAACTTCACGCCAGTGGATAGAGAGAAACTATGGCCAAAGGTGCATTTTACGATGCCCTTCGGCAATATAAAGAGTCCAGAAAAATAACGTTGCCGATTAGCAGACCGGAGCGGAAACAAGTAATCCGGGTCGCAAAGAATTTCATCCTAAAAGGTAGCGAACGGTGATCTGCATTATCTCTTATAAGTTGGGATTCATGTGATACGTACGTTCCATAGTAAACTAATTCTACGATTTAGAATTATGCTATTTATTACTAATACTGCGTTCTAATAGTTTAATGCAAAACCACGTATTATCAGCATGCTGATCAACACTGCGTAGAATATACCTATTCATATTTTGATTTTCCTAGTGTGTAAagcatgtttttccttttgccCATTAG is drawn from Takifugu rubripes chromosome 19, fTakRub1.2, whole genome shotgun sequence and contains these coding sequences:
- the LOC101066901 gene encoding translocon-associated protein subunit alpha-like; protein product: MFSLGSKLLLLFLLAFPCGLVSVGHVAADADSAEDVAEDPEAAVDEEEDDGEEMLVEEDQMRPTDGDEEDMDETDDKPLSSHPDADTAIIFVTGEEFPANEIVKFLVGFTNKGSQEFTVKSLEASFRYPQEFQVYIQNFTALPLDTAVQPKAQASFEYSFIPAQPLAGRPFGLVILLNYLDAEGGVFQNAVYNQTVTITEPDEGLDGETMFMYIFLGGLVVLMLFGMYQVLETRTRKRIPLKVEKGTGGMSDVDISWIPQETLNAMNKASPRASPRKRANRAAGADQ
- the LOC105417878 gene encoding neuritin-like — encoded protein: MGFFTSKKIGGILPFALALFSLVVSGNPTGADVRCENVYKDFSGCVLELGASMDNYQENVTSEKGVAAVCSHWEAFHTCALTALADCREEVSSIWETLRQASKKMRIQGSLFDLCSPSSSPRMRKPIDCLGKKKIDYLGRSFIVIYVIYFFYGRERR